One Ethanoligenens harbinense YUAN-3 genomic window carries:
- a CDS encoding glycosyltransferase family 2 protein, whose translation MAWFYNGLINCWLLFNFSTCAFFLYQMAVSVVAIRMHSQPQQEVPVRHRFAALIAARNEEQVICNLIESIRRQEYPDGMIDVIVVADNCTDGTADAARAAGAIVYERFNRAEIGKGYVLKFAFEKIFAERDVYDAFCVFDADNLVEKNFFTEMNRALCGGVKVAQGYRDIKNPFDTWVSGCHAIYYWMQNRFSNYARACLGLSASINGTGFMIAADHLRVHGYDVSTLTEDLEYTMQTVMLGERVAWVPAARVFDEQPLTQSQSMTQRTRWTNGFVQCLGKYIRPMSRGFVRRPSLVKFDMLMFLLTLPITLLGAVSAFVYIALTVLGVFPIGTSVLNNLVLIVGILGSFCGAAFMTVVFEKPEDLRGLRKAVVYFPYFYLTWMVIYLRAFFVRSNVWKPIVHVRGITIGEMESVHRQ comes from the coding sequence ATGGCATGGTTTTATAACGGGCTGATCAACTGTTGGCTGTTGTTCAATTTTTCGACATGCGCCTTTTTCCTGTATCAGATGGCGGTCAGCGTTGTGGCGATCCGGATGCACAGCCAGCCGCAGCAGGAGGTGCCGGTCCGTCACCGTTTTGCCGCGCTGATCGCCGCGCGCAATGAAGAGCAGGTCATCTGCAACCTCATCGAGAGCATCCGCAGGCAGGAATATCCCGACGGGATGATTGATGTGATCGTGGTAGCCGACAACTGCACCGACGGTACGGCGGATGCCGCGCGCGCGGCCGGCGCCATTGTCTACGAGCGGTTTAACCGCGCGGAAATCGGCAAGGGGTATGTGCTGAAATTCGCCTTTGAGAAAATTTTTGCGGAACGGGACGTTTACGATGCCTTCTGCGTTTTCGACGCTGATAATTTGGTGGAAAAGAATTTCTTTACGGAGATGAACCGCGCGCTGTGCGGCGGCGTGAAGGTGGCGCAGGGCTACCGGGACATCAAGAACCCGTTCGACACATGGGTGTCGGGCTGCCACGCCATTTATTACTGGATGCAGAACCGGTTTTCCAACTATGCGCGCGCCTGTCTGGGCCTTTCGGCGTCCATCAACGGCACGGGCTTCATGATCGCGGCCGACCATCTGCGCGTGCACGGCTATGATGTCAGTACCCTCACCGAGGATCTGGAATACACCATGCAGACGGTGATGCTGGGCGAACGGGTGGCTTGGGTGCCGGCGGCCCGCGTGTTCGACGAGCAGCCGCTGACGCAGAGCCAGTCGATGACACAGCGCACCCGCTGGACGAACGGCTTCGTGCAGTGCCTGGGCAAATACATTCGCCCCATGTCCCGGGGGTTTGTAAGACGCCCGAGCCTTGTGAAATTCGATATGCTGATGTTTCTGCTCACGCTGCCCATCACGCTGCTGGGCGCGGTGAGCGCGTTCGTCTACATCGCGCTGACGGTGCTTGGCGTGTTCCCTATCGGTACCTCCGTGCTGAACAATCTGGTGCTTATCGTGGGCATTCTGGGCAGCTTCTGCGGCGCGGCGTTCATGACCGTGGTGTTCGAGAAGCCGGAGGATCTGCGCGGGCTGCGCAAGGCGGTGGTATATTTCCCCTATTTTTACCTGACATGGATGGTTATCTATCTGCGCGCGTTTTTCGTGCGCAGCAATGTGTGGAAACCCATCGTGCACGTCCGTGGCATCACCATCGGCGAGATGGAATCCGTCCATCGCCAGTAA
- a CDS encoding DUF3298 and DUF4163 domain-containing protein → MFRRLKLAALVLLSLAFTLPATALGHVHVETVHSPLDAPGVQFECVYPHVSGIGNVQNQQKLNRSLREQALCAQKQAEYAAKAAPVRGSFGYEVTRNEGGTFSLVTTRTFTQNGRTGTVQKGVTVNTADGRVYSLSGLFVDHADYVGVLSEQVQAQIHAKGLTDRLRRPFKQIGAEQDFYLTKTELVLLFQQGESFTEDCGVQTFRISLQSLDGTLKPVFRL, encoded by the coding sequence ATGTTCAGACGATTGAAGCTCGCAGCGCTTGTCCTGCTTTCGCTTGCGTTCACACTGCCGGCCACGGCGCTGGGGCATGTGCATGTGGAAACGGTGCACAGCCCGCTGGATGCGCCGGGCGTGCAGTTCGAGTGCGTATATCCGCACGTCTCCGGTATCGGCAACGTGCAGAACCAGCAAAAGCTGAACCGTTCTCTGCGTGAGCAGGCGCTGTGTGCCCAGAAGCAGGCGGAATACGCCGCGAAAGCGGCGCCGGTTCGCGGTAGTTTTGGCTACGAAGTGACCCGCAATGAGGGCGGGACGTTTAGCTTGGTGACGACGCGCACCTTCACACAGAACGGCAGGACCGGAACAGTGCAAAAAGGTGTGACGGTGAATACGGCGGACGGGCGCGTTTACAGTTTGAGCGGTCTGTTTGTCGATCACGCGGATTATGTGGGCGTGCTCAGCGAGCAGGTGCAGGCGCAGATCCACGCAAAAGGACTGACGGACCGGTTGCGCCGGCCTTTCAAACAGATCGGCGCGGAACAGGATTTCTATCTGACTAAAACGGAACTGGTGCTGCTGTTCCAGCAGGGGGAGAGCTTCACCGAGGATTGCGGCGTTCAAACGTTCAGGATCTCGCTCCAATCTCTTGACGGAACGTTGAAGCCGGTATTCCGGCTTTAA
- a CDS encoding V-type ATPase subunit produces MAGTSDSIALATKIHAMFGKRITADNYRELLRKQSVGEIAVYLKQQTNYSDLLHDVNESSVHRGQLENVLRRAIYEDYTRMLVYISPNNRKFYRFFLVRMEINEILSYLRFLNAGRETEYLFSLPSYFAEHADFDLYGLAKVRSFDELLRLLADTPYADILRNYDPAGGDARDSVQIDNAFEQYYYKYLNHAIENNFAGQDKDKLKRAVGVEIDLQNITQIIRLKRYFHASPDYIRSLLIPHTVRIKADALNKMVEAPDADAALAILADTGYAAFFTPGSFDYIEEGANRAVYAYNKKLLATSNSSAVAMLAYLNLKQLELQNVITIIESVRYGLHPADTEKLLVGVTA; encoded by the coding sequence ATGGCTGGTACATCGGATAGCATCGCACTTGCCACAAAGATCCACGCGATGTTCGGCAAGCGGATCACGGCGGACAATTACCGTGAACTGCTGCGCAAACAGAGCGTGGGCGAGATTGCCGTTTACCTCAAGCAGCAGACCAATTACAGCGATCTGCTGCACGATGTGAATGAATCCTCCGTGCACCGCGGGCAGCTCGAAAACGTGCTGCGCCGCGCAATCTACGAGGATTACACGCGGATGCTGGTCTACATTTCGCCGAACAACCGGAAGTTCTACCGGTTTTTCTTAGTGCGGATGGAGATCAACGAGATCCTCAGCTATCTGCGTTTCCTCAATGCGGGCCGCGAAACGGAATACCTGTTTTCGCTGCCCTCTTACTTCGCCGAGCATGCGGATTTTGATCTGTATGGCCTGGCAAAAGTCCGCAGCTTCGACGAGTTGCTCCGTCTGCTCGCCGACACGCCTTACGCCGACATCCTCAGGAATTATGACCCCGCGGGCGGCGACGCGCGCGACAGCGTACAGATCGACAACGCGTTTGAGCAGTATTACTACAAATACCTCAACCACGCCATCGAAAACAATTTCGCCGGGCAGGATAAAGACAAGCTCAAACGCGCCGTCGGCGTGGAAATTGATCTGCAAAACATCACACAGATCATCCGGCTCAAACGGTATTTCCATGCATCCCCCGATTACATCCGCTCCCTGCTCATTCCGCATACGGTGCGCATCAAGGCGGACGCGCTGAACAAAATGGTCGAAGCGCCCGATGCCGATGCCGCCTTGGCCATCCTCGCGGACACGGGCTATGCGGCGTTCTTCACACCGGGCAGCTTCGATTATATTGAGGAAGGCGCCAACCGCGCCGTCTACGCCTACAACAAAAAGCTGCTGGCCACTTCCAATTCTTCGGCCGTGGCCATGCTGGCCTACCTCAACCTCAAGCAGCTGGAGCTGCAGAACGTCATCACCATCATCGAAAGCGTGCGCTACGGCCTGCATCCGGCGGACACCGAAAAACTCCTGGTAGGCGTGACCGCCTGA
- the mscL gene encoding large-conductance mechanosensitive channel protein MscL — MKRFLEEFRDFAMKGNAFDLAIGVIIGAAFSSIVTALVKDIMTPLIGIFTGHIDVSKLTYTINGIPGTKSIILPYGDFLQAIINFIIIAFCIFLMVKAVSKLHQKEEKKEEAAAPAPDLVVLQEIRDLLKEQRSGAEE; from the coding sequence TTGAAAAGATTTTTAGAAGAATTTCGTGATTTTGCCATGAAAGGCAATGCGTTTGATCTGGCTATCGGTGTCATCATCGGCGCCGCGTTCAGTTCGATCGTGACGGCGCTGGTAAAGGACATTATGACACCGCTGATTGGTATTTTTACCGGACATATCGACGTTTCCAAGCTAACCTATACCATCAATGGAATTCCGGGGACAAAGAGCATCATATTGCCGTACGGTGATTTTTTGCAGGCGATTATCAATTTCATCATCATTGCGTTCTGCATTTTCCTGATGGTCAAGGCAGTTTCCAAGCTGCATCAAAAAGAAGAAAAAAAAGAGGAAGCGGCTGCTCCCGCGCCGGATCTGGTGGTCTTGCAGGAGATCCGCGATTTGCTCAAAGAGCAGAGAAGCGGCGCCGAGGAATAA
- a CDS encoding ACT domain-containing protein, whose protein sequence is MKAVITVIGKDMTGIIARVSSICSENKINITEATQSVLQDVFAMIMLVDMSSAQIDCAGLSDKMDGLGKEMGLTIHVMHENLFNSMHRI, encoded by the coding sequence ATGAAAGCCGTCATTACCGTCATCGGCAAGGATATGACCGGTATCATCGCCCGTGTGAGCAGCATCTGCTCCGAAAACAAGATCAACATCACGGAGGCCACGCAGTCGGTTCTGCAGGATGTGTTTGCCATGATTATGCTGGTGGACATGAGCTCCGCCCAGATCGACTGCGCCGGCCTGAGCGACAAAATGGACGGACTCGGCAAGGAAATGGGCCTGACCATCCATGTCATGCACGAAAATCTATTCAATTCTATGCACCGCATCTGA
- a CDS encoding pyridoxamine kinase produces MQKHVAAIHDISGMGKCSLTVALPILSAAGIRTSIMPTAVLSTHTGGFTGFTYRDLTDDLLAFAAHWKSLHVHFDALYSGFLGSFAQLGIVSEIFDMLRADDTLVMVDPVMADNGKLYSVYTPDFPKGMAGLCAKAGLIVPNMTEAAFLLGEPYREGPYDRAYVERLLHALVALGAPRVVLTGIWFGDGQLGAASYAKHAGSIAYAFNEKIEGYYHGTGDVFGSALLAGLMRGLPLPSATQLAVDFTAGSIRRTKAAGTDVRFGVDFEEELPLLQTELEMGGTGSN; encoded by the coding sequence ATGCAGAAACACGTTGCGGCCATCCACGATATTTCCGGCATGGGCAAGTGTTCGCTTACGGTGGCGCTGCCTATTCTCTCCGCGGCGGGTATCCGCACCAGCATCATGCCCACGGCTGTGCTTTCCACCCATACCGGTGGATTTACCGGGTTTACATACCGCGACCTGACCGACGACCTTCTAGCTTTCGCGGCGCATTGGAAATCGCTGCATGTGCATTTCGACGCGCTTTACTCCGGGTTTCTGGGGTCGTTCGCGCAGCTTGGCATTGTTTCTGAGATCTTCGATATGCTGCGCGCGGACGATACGCTGGTGATGGTAGATCCCGTGATGGCGGATAACGGCAAGCTTTACAGCGTCTACACCCCCGATTTTCCCAAAGGTATGGCCGGGCTCTGCGCCAAAGCGGGCCTGATCGTGCCGAACATGACGGAAGCGGCATTTCTGCTGGGTGAGCCGTATCGTGAAGGGCCATATGACCGCGCCTATGTGGAGCGCTTGCTGCATGCGCTGGTCGCCCTGGGCGCACCGCGCGTGGTGCTCACCGGCATCTGGTTCGGGGATGGGCAGCTGGGTGCCGCCTCTTATGCAAAACATGCCGGTTCCATCGCCTATGCGTTCAACGAAAAAATCGAGGGATACTATCATGGAACGGGCGACGTGTTCGGCAGCGCACTGCTGGCTGGGCTGATGCGCGGCTTGCCGCTGCCGTCGGCCACGCAGCTCGCGGTGGATTTCACGGCGGGGAGCATCCGGCGTACCAAAGCCGCGGGCACGGACGTGCGATTCGGCGTCGATTTCGAGGAAGAGCTGCCTTTGCTGCAGACTGAGCTGGAAATGGGCGGAACGGGATCAAATTGA
- a CDS encoding histidinol-phosphatase HisJ family protein, with protein sequence MRTDLHIHTDNSPDAEHSTTEICISAIEKGIGIIAVTDHCEIDRYEVDGYDRSVRQSFFDVLKARKVFEDRLEILQGIELGNVMYDTKLAHDVIRAHPYDFVLGSLHHIKGVDDFAFLDYEEQDPEALLAAYYEEMEHMVEWGEFDVLAHLTYPLRYINGEQKKNVDVRKFEGQITRVLRKAIEKGIGLELNTSGLRQAYGMTMPDIWGLSLYRSLGGTILTIGSDAHTLQDVGSHVDEGMRLAVQAGFPHICVFRARQPFEISIT encoded by the coding sequence ATGCGCACCGATTTGCATATCCATACGGACAATTCTCCCGACGCGGAGCATTCCACCACCGAAATCTGCATCAGCGCCATTGAAAAGGGGATCGGCATCATCGCCGTCACCGATCACTGCGAGATCGACCGATATGAGGTGGACGGTTACGACCGCTCGGTGCGTCAGTCGTTTTTCGATGTTCTCAAGGCCAGAAAGGTCTTTGAAGACCGGCTGGAGATCTTGCAGGGCATCGAGCTCGGCAATGTCATGTATGACACCAAGCTGGCGCACGACGTCATCCGCGCCCATCCATACGACTTCGTACTCGGCTCGCTGCACCATATCAAAGGGGTGGACGATTTCGCATTCCTTGATTATGAAGAACAGGACCCCGAAGCGCTGCTGGCGGCGTATTATGAGGAAATGGAGCATATGGTGGAGTGGGGAGAGTTCGATGTGCTCGCACATCTGACCTATCCGCTGCGCTACATCAACGGGGAGCAGAAGAAAAATGTGGATGTCCGGAAATTCGAGGGGCAGATCACCCGCGTGCTCCGCAAAGCGATTGAAAAGGGCATCGGGCTGGAACTGAACACCTCCGGTCTGCGGCAGGCCTACGGCATGACCATGCCGGATATCTGGGGGCTTTCGCTCTACCGCAGCCTGGGCGGCACAATTCTCACCATCGGTTCGGACGCGCACACCCTGCAGGACGTGGGTTCGCACGTCGACGAAGGGATGCGGCTGGCCGTACAGGCGGGCTTTCCCCATATCTGTGTTTTCCGCGCCAGGCAGCCGTTTGAAATCTCCATTACTTGA
- a CDS encoding PFL family protein: MLNVGDILETVEMIEHDNLDIRTITMGISLFDCCDPDIDKACNKIYEKIVRKAEKLVKTGEDIEKEYGIPIIHKRISVTPISLIASSSGNHDYVKYALALDKAAKAVGVNFLGGYTALVHKGFAGADSKFIESIPEALASTEFVCSSVNVGTTKAGINMDAVALMGRIVRECAERTADRQSIAAAKLVVFCNAPEDNPFMAGAFHGPGEPETVINVGVSGPGVVRAALQKAGDCDLTGVADCIKKTAFKITRVGQLVAKEAARRLGVPSGIVDLSLAPTPARGDSVAHILEEMGLECCGGAGTTAALALLNDAVKKGGVMASSHVGGLSGAFIPVTEDAGMIAAARCGALRIEKLEAMTSVCSVGLDMIVIPGDTPAEVISAVIADEAAIGMVNSKTTAVRVIPAIGKTVGDELEFGGLLGSGPVMEVSRYSPARLIARGGRLPAPIQSLKN, from the coding sequence ATGTTAAACGTTGGAGATATCTTGGAAACTGTGGAAATGATCGAGCACGACAACCTCGATATCCGCACCATCACCATGGGCATCTCGCTGTTCGACTGCTGCGATCCCGACATCGACAAGGCCTGCAATAAAATCTATGAAAAAATTGTGCGCAAGGCGGAAAAACTGGTAAAAACCGGGGAAGATATTGAAAAGGAATACGGCATTCCCATCATTCACAAACGCATTTCCGTCACGCCCATCTCGCTGATCGCATCCAGCTCCGGCAACCACGATTATGTCAAATACGCGCTGGCGCTGGACAAAGCGGCCAAAGCGGTGGGCGTCAACTTCCTCGGAGGCTACACCGCGCTGGTGCACAAGGGCTTTGCGGGCGCGGATTCCAAATTCATCGAGTCCATCCCCGAGGCGCTGGCCAGCACGGAATTTGTCTGCTCCTCCGTCAACGTGGGCACCACCAAGGCCGGCATCAATATGGACGCCGTGGCGCTGATGGGCCGCATTGTGCGTGAGTGCGCCGAGCGCACGGCCGACCGGCAATCCATCGCGGCAGCCAAACTGGTGGTATTCTGCAATGCACCGGAAGACAACCCCTTTATGGCGGGCGCGTTCCACGGTCCGGGCGAACCGGAAACCGTCATCAACGTGGGCGTGTCCGGTCCGGGCGTGGTGCGCGCGGCCCTGCAAAAGGCCGGCGACTGCGACCTGACCGGCGTGGCCGACTGCATCAAAAAGACCGCGTTCAAGATCACGCGCGTGGGCCAACTGGTGGCCAAAGAAGCCGCCCGTCGGCTCGGCGTGCCCTCGGGTATCGTGGACCTTTCTCTCGCGCCCACGCCCGCACGCGGCGACTCGGTGGCCCACATTCTTGAAGAAATGGGTTTGGAGTGCTGCGGCGGCGCCGGCACCACGGCGGCGCTGGCCCTGCTCAACGACGCGGTGAAAAAAGGCGGCGTGATGGCCTCCTCGCATGTAGGCGGCCTTTCCGGCGCGTTCATTCCCGTGACGGAAGACGCGGGCATGATCGCCGCGGCACGCTGCGGCGCGCTGCGCATTGAAAAACTGGAAGCCATGACCTCCGTCTGCTCGGTGGGGCTGGACATGATCGTCATCCCTGGCGACACGCCCGCAGAGGTCATTTCCGCCGTCATCGCGGACGAAGCCGCCATCGGCATGGTCAACAGCAAAACCACGGCCGTGCGCGTCATTCCCGCCATCGGCAAAACGGTGGGCGACGAACTGGAGTTCGGCGGCCTGCTCGGTTCCGGCCCGGTGATGGAAGTCAGCCGCTACTCTCCGGCCCGGCTGATTGCCCGCGGCGGCCGCCTCCCCGCCCCTATCCAGAGCTTAAAAAACTGA